One Acidobacteriota bacterium genomic window carries:
- a CDS encoding TonB-dependent receptor → MHSALLAALLILATPAPALALTGLVVDKDTGAPIEARVEVADRGDAVLADPAGRFTLALDAARRATLVVSHPGYYVQRVTVDPAVVSELEVRLVAIVSLTDRVEVTATRAREGLDPVSFTNVPQERIEEAYWGQDPAMLLSQLVPGVYASNDNGNGIGYSYFAIRGFGQARTRVMLNGAPLNDAESGELFFIDLADFMATAGDVQVQRGVFGLSGLGGALDLTTALPPVEPDFSVHAGAGSYGTRRLTLRWESGLVGGRWAMSGRYSKITTDGYRDQSWVDMWNYYFSLARFGERSRVRVVLFGGPEQTHLAYNGVPREALEGGLTGSVDRDRRFNPLTFPGEVDNFFQPHYQLLHDVTLSDSTRFNQTLYLFQGDGYYDQFRANRWLYEYALPNVELPGRTVTRSDLVRRRSVDEWDAGWVPTLVRDFDRWSLEVNGEVRVHRAHHFGEVTWAQFYPAGVAPNQRYYDYEVAKDTATVAAQARYEATPRLAVTGGLQLTRHEYELSNDRLKGVAFTREFGFVLPRIGGVVKLDASSEAYVGLARGMREPFFRSLYDPQDYYAMPVSLDPEDVWNVEAGVSVRRPTWRARGNVYWMNFLNEIVYAGALDDNGVPIYGNGARSRRRGIEIDASYAPSRRFGVDSTLSVSRHTFTQYREFDFDGSSRVYDGNRIAGFPDFMASVVARTDLGGHRISLAARHVGRFFLDNTERADSVNDAYTVVDVSGRLAMPARLSGTLGLGRVELDLRLNNLFNERYTTFGYVDGGVPLFIPAAGRHVYVGLTMGL, encoded by the coding sequence ATGCACTCCGCGCTGCTCGCCGCCCTGCTCATCCTGGCCACTCCGGCCCCGGCCCTCGCCCTTACCGGTCTCGTCGTCGACAAGGACACCGGCGCCCCGATCGAGGCACGCGTCGAAGTCGCCGATCGGGGCGACGCGGTGCTCGCGGATCCCGCCGGGCGCTTCACGCTCGCCCTCGACGCGGCGCGGCGCGCGACGCTGGTCGTGTCGCATCCCGGGTACTACGTGCAGCGCGTCACGGTCGACCCGGCGGTGGTGAGCGAGCTCGAAGTCCGGCTGGTCGCCATCGTCTCGCTGACCGACCGCGTGGAAGTGACGGCGACGCGCGCCCGCGAGGGCCTCGACCCCGTGAGCTTCACGAACGTCCCGCAGGAACGGATCGAGGAAGCGTATTGGGGTCAGGATCCCGCGATGCTGCTGTCGCAGCTCGTGCCGGGCGTCTACGCGAGCAACGACAACGGGAACGGAATCGGCTACTCCTACTTCGCGATCCGCGGGTTCGGTCAGGCGCGCACGCGCGTCATGCTGAACGGCGCGCCGCTCAACGACGCCGAGTCGGGCGAGCTGTTCTTCATCGACCTGGCCGACTTCATGGCCACTGCGGGCGACGTCCAGGTGCAGCGGGGAGTCTTCGGCCTGTCGGGGCTCGGGGGCGCACTCGATCTGACCACGGCGCTGCCGCCCGTCGAGCCGGATTTCTCGGTCCACGCGGGTGCGGGGTCGTACGGCACGCGGCGGCTCACGCTGCGGTGGGAGTCTGGCCTCGTCGGCGGCCGCTGGGCGATGTCGGGCCGCTACTCGAAGATCACGACCGACGGCTACCGCGACCAGTCGTGGGTCGACATGTGGAACTACTACTTCTCCCTGGCCCGGTTCGGCGAGCGGTCGCGGGTCCGCGTCGTGCTGTTCGGCGGCCCCGAGCAAACCCATCTCGCCTACAACGGCGTCCCGCGCGAGGCGCTCGAGGGTGGGCTCACCGGCAGTGTCGACCGCGATCGCCGGTTCAACCCGCTGACCTTCCCGGGCGAAGTCGACAACTTCTTCCAGCCGCATTACCAACTCCTGCACGACGTCACCCTGTCGGACTCGACGCGGTTCAACCAGACCCTGTACCTGTTCCAGGGCGACGGCTACTACGACCAGTTCCGCGCGAACCGGTGGCTGTACGAGTACGCGCTGCCGAACGTCGAACTGCCCGGGAGGACGGTCACGCGGAGCGATCTCGTACGACGGCGCTCGGTCGACGAGTGGGACGCCGGCTGGGTGCCGACGCTGGTCCGCGACTTCGACCGCTGGAGCCTCGAGGTGAACGGCGAGGTGCGCGTGCACCGGGCCCATCACTTCGGCGAGGTGACGTGGGCGCAGTTCTACCCGGCGGGCGTGGCCCCGAACCAGCGGTACTACGACTACGAGGTGGCGAAGGATACGGCGACGGTGGCCGCGCAGGCGCGCTACGAGGCCACACCGCGCCTCGCCGTCACCGGCGGTCTGCAGCTGACACGCCACGAGTACGAGCTGTCGAACGACCGGCTGAAGGGCGTGGCGTTCACGCGCGAGTTCGGCTTCGTCCTCCCCCGGATCGGCGGAGTCGTGAAGCTCGACGCGTCGAGCGAAGCGTACGTGGGCCTGGCCCGCGGCATGCGCGAGCCCTTCTTCCGAAGCCTCTACGACCCGCAGGACTACTACGCCATGCCGGTCTCGCTCGATCCCGAGGACGTGTGGAACGTCGAAGCCGGCGTCTCGGTGCGGCGGCCCACGTGGCGGGCCCGGGGCAACGTCTACTGGATGAACTTCCTGAACGAGATCGTCTACGCGGGCGCGCTCGACGACAACGGCGTGCCCATCTACGGCAACGGGGCCAGGTCGCGCCGCCGAGGCATCGAGATCGACGCGAGCTACGCACCCTCGCGCCGATTCGGCGTCGACTCGACGCTCTCGGTGTCGCGCCACACGTTCACGCAGTACCGCGAGTTCGACTTCGACGGCTCGTCGCGGGTCTACGACGGCAACCGTATCGCCGGCTTCCCCGACTTCATGGCCTCGGTCGTCGCTCGCACCGACCTCGGCGGACACCGCATCTCACTGGCCGCGCGCCACGTCGGACGCTTCTTCCTCGACAACACCGAGCGGGCCGACAGCGTCAACGACGCCTACACGGTGGTCGACGTCTCGGGCCGGCTCGCGATGCCGGCGCGCCTCTCGGGTACGCTCGGCCTCGGCCGCGTCGAGCTGGATCTGCGCCTCAACAACCTCTTCAACGAGCGCTACACGACCTTCGGCTATGTCGACGGCGGGGTGCCGCTCTTCATTCCGGCAGCGGGACGGCACGTCTACGTCGGCCTGACGATGGGGCTCTGA
- a CDS encoding efflux RND transporter permease subunit, with translation MFGFLPQLAVRRPVFTTMMVALCVVMGGYSFTRLQTDLFPDVEFPFISVATVYPGASPEEVETQVTDRIEEAISTLAGIEDLRSFSQQNLSIVIVQFALDVDQDQAAIDVRDRVETVRAEMPSAVEPPVVSKFDFTSLPIMELALSGPQGVDALYELADDELRDRLSRVTGVAAVQIVGGREREVEVLVDGDRLRGYGLTLNDVVQLIGAENVSVPAGRITEPRVDVPVRVVGEYRSVVEIEDLRLLLPGGGVARLADVATVRDGFGDLTQVARFNRAPAVSLGIQKRSDANTVTTAAGIREEVDAITAALPPGASLTVVRDGSEFIRDSINDVLSNLLIGILLTTAVLFGFLHSWRGTLIAALAMPITVVATFLLVDAAGFTLNVMTLMALGITVGILVTNTIVVLENIYRHLDAGDTPAGAAATGTTEVAVAVVASTLTNVVVFTPIAFMGGIIGQFFYAFGLTVVFATVFSIFMSFTLAPLLAARLLRTGETEEVEHGRLLGRVWRLWDRAYETSESSYRHALAWALARPRNGWFVIVLILSLSFGVMALTAGHVGGEFLPRANETGIKITIDLPPGTPIERTSAVAAIAEERLAALDDVESILMTVSSGGDTILTVGGGTNRAELLVVLRDGSRRADEVIRDVRPMLADLPDTTLLIVAIDPGDVGGGQAPIQLLISGPDSSLLRDLGGEVARRLASVPALSDVDYTVEDPRPELVFRPDRAAIADHGLTVGAIGQLVRTSIEGTVAGVFRGEAGKERDIRIRLVEDARARTAQVAGLDVRSRKGVVPLAGLGTLEQRLTPTSIQRVDRVRSVQINAQIGAGSLTDAVAALEAVMADVPLAPGYTWRVTGDFEEFGKAAASVLVALFLAITLTYIVLAMILESFVHPFTVMLTLPLGAVGATLALFLTAATMNIFSMMAIIMLVGIVVNNAILILDYTAILRARGLGVVEALLDAAPTRLRPIGMTSIAIVFALIPQAVGTGAGAAFRMPMAVVTMGGVVLSAVFTLFLIPVIYTKLDRIASWRADRRA, from the coding sequence ATGTTCGGCTTCCTGCCGCAGCTCGCGGTCCGCCGCCCGGTGTTCACGACGATGATGGTGGCGCTGTGCGTCGTGATGGGCGGGTACAGCTTCACGCGCCTGCAGACCGACCTCTTTCCCGACGTCGAGTTCCCCTTCATCAGCGTCGCTACCGTCTACCCTGGGGCGAGCCCCGAGGAAGTCGAGACGCAGGTCACCGATCGCATCGAAGAGGCGATTTCGACGCTCGCCGGCATCGAGGACCTCCGCTCGTTCTCCCAGCAGAACCTGTCGATCGTGATCGTGCAGTTCGCGCTCGACGTCGATCAGGACCAGGCCGCGATCGACGTGCGCGACCGCGTCGAGACGGTGCGCGCGGAGATGCCGTCGGCCGTCGAGCCGCCGGTCGTGAGCAAGTTCGACTTCACGTCGCTCCCCATCATGGAACTGGCGCTCTCTGGCCCCCAGGGCGTGGATGCGCTGTACGAGCTGGCCGACGACGAGCTGCGCGATCGCCTCTCGCGGGTGACCGGGGTGGCCGCCGTGCAGATCGTCGGCGGGCGGGAACGCGAGGTCGAGGTGCTCGTCGACGGCGATCGGCTCCGCGGCTACGGGCTCACGTTGAACGACGTCGTGCAGCTCATCGGCGCCGAGAACGTCTCGGTGCCCGCAGGACGAATCACCGAGCCCCGGGTCGACGTGCCGGTCCGGGTGGTGGGCGAGTACCGGAGCGTCGTCGAGATCGAGGATCTCCGGCTGCTGCTGCCTGGCGGGGGCGTCGCGCGGCTGGCCGACGTCGCGACGGTTCGCGACGGATTCGGCGACCTCACCCAGGTGGCGCGCTTCAACCGCGCGCCGGCCGTCAGCCTGGGCATCCAGAAACGCAGCGATGCCAACACGGTCACGACCGCGGCCGGCATCCGCGAGGAAGTCGACGCCATCACCGCCGCTCTCCCACCCGGCGCGTCGCTCACCGTCGTTCGCGACGGCAGCGAGTTCATCCGCGACTCGATCAACGACGTGCTGTCGAACCTGCTCATCGGCATCCTGCTGACGACGGCGGTGCTCTTCGGGTTCCTGCACTCCTGGCGAGGCACGCTCATCGCGGCGCTCGCCATGCCCATCACCGTCGTCGCGACGTTCCTGCTCGTGGATGCCGCCGGCTTCACGCTGAACGTCATGACGCTGATGGCACTCGGCATTACCGTCGGCATCCTCGTCACGAACACGATCGTGGTGCTCGAGAACATCTATCGGCACCTCGACGCGGGCGACACGCCGGCCGGCGCGGCGGCGACCGGCACGACCGAGGTCGCCGTGGCCGTAGTCGCCTCGACGCTGACCAACGTCGTGGTGTTCACGCCCATTGCGTTCATGGGCGGGATCATCGGCCAGTTCTTCTATGCGTTCGGTCTCACGGTCGTCTTCGCGACCGTCTTCTCGATCTTCATGTCGTTCACGCTCGCGCCGCTGCTCGCGGCGCGCCTGCTGCGCACCGGCGAGACCGAGGAGGTGGAGCACGGGCGGCTGCTGGGGCGGGTGTGGCGACTCTGGGATCGGGCCTACGAAACATCCGAGTCGAGCTACCGCCACGCGCTCGCCTGGGCGCTCGCCCGACCCCGGAACGGCTGGTTCGTCATCGTCCTCATCCTCTCGCTGTCGTTCGGCGTCATGGCGCTCACGGCGGGCCACGTGGGCGGCGAGTTCCTGCCGCGCGCCAACGAGACGGGCATCAAGATCACGATCGATCTGCCTCCAGGCACACCCATCGAGCGCACGTCGGCGGTCGCCGCCATCGCCGAGGAGCGGCTCGCCGCGCTCGACGACGTCGAGTCGATACTCATGACCGTGTCGTCGGGCGGCGACACGATCCTGACGGTGGGCGGCGGCACCAACCGCGCCGAACTGCTGGTCGTGCTGCGCGATGGCAGCCGGCGCGCCGACGAGGTGATCCGCGACGTGCGCCCGATGCTCGCCGACCTGCCCGACACGACGCTGCTCATCGTCGCGATCGACCCGGGTGACGTGGGCGGCGGACAGGCGCCCATCCAGCTGCTCATCTCCGGACCCGACTCCTCGCTGCTGCGTGACCTCGGCGGAGAGGTCGCCCGGCGCCTCGCGAGCGTCCCGGCGCTGTCGGACGTCGACTACACGGTGGAAGACCCGCGGCCGGAACTGGTGTTCCGGCCCGACCGCGCGGCGATCGCCGATCATGGCCTCACCGTCGGCGCCATCGGCCAGCTCGTGCGGACGTCCATCGAGGGCACGGTCGCCGGCGTCTTCCGGGGCGAGGCCGGCAAGGAGCGCGACATCCGCATCCGGCTCGTCGAAGACGCCCGGGCGCGCACGGCACAGGTCGCCGGGCTCGACGTTCGGTCGCGCAAGGGCGTCGTGCCGCTCGCGGGGCTCGGCACACTCGAACAACGGCTCACGCCAACGTCGATCCAGCGGGTCGACCGCGTCCGCTCCGTGCAGATCAACGCGCAGATCGGCGCGGGCTCGCTCACCGACGCCGTGGCCGCGCTCGAGGCGGTGATGGCCGACGTGCCGCTCGCCCCGGGGTACACGTGGCGCGTGACGGGCGACTTCGAGGAGTTCGGCAAGGCTGCGGCCTCGGTGCTCGTCGCGCTCTTCCTGGCGATCACGCTCACCTACATCGTGCTCGCGATGATCCTCGAGTCGTTCGTGCACCCGTTCACGGTCATGCTCACGCTGCCGCTCGGCGCCGTCGGCGCCACGCTGGCGCTCTTCCTCACCGCGGCGACGATGAACATCTTCAGCATGATGGCGATCATCATGCTCGTCGGCATCGTCGTGAACAACGCCATCCTCATCCTCGACTACACCGCGATCCTGCGCGCGCGGGGGCTCGGCGTGGTCGAGGCGCTGCTCGACGCCGCCCCCACCCGGCTGCGGCCAATCGGCATGACGAGCATTGCCATCGTCTTCGCCCTGATCCCGCAGGCCGTGGGCACGGGGGCCGGGGCGGCCTTCCGCATGCCGATGGCGGTCGTGACGATGGGGGGCGTCGTGCTCTCGGCCGTCTTCACGCTCTTCCTGATCCCGGTGATCTACACGAAGCTCGACAGGATCGCGTCGTGGCGCGCCGATCGTCGCGCTTGA
- a CDS encoding efflux RND transporter periplasmic adaptor subunit: MARSFLTRPSVWVALVVLIALGGLIAQRLREAQAAPEPAPTVEQLRETAGLPVSVVRAARGPFDVWRSFSGDVGGLREAIVRARTKDQVEAVLVTVGQRVALGQVLIRQTGETTTARVRQAEAARQQAQRNADRLRPLHEAGAISDQEWDVVATALELAEADLAASRDVLTLTSPLGGVVTEVPARPGIIPGDGEPLVRVTDLSRLLVTLKLTASQVAEVREGQVARLPGRTADGRVRRIALQADAASRLVDVEVEFPRESGLVPGTLATAEIRIAARPDTVVVPRVAVRDGAVWVVDGENRATRRWVQVGLEAGDLAEVLSGVSEGDVLVVEGGTLLGDGALVRIVNGTAAEAGTR; encoded by the coding sequence ATGGCCCGGTCGTTTCTGACGCGTCCCAGTGTCTGGGTCGCGCTCGTCGTGCTCATCGCGCTCGGCGGCCTCATCGCGCAGCGCCTGCGCGAGGCACAGGCCGCCCCGGAGCCCGCACCGACGGTCGAGCAACTGCGTGAGACGGCTGGCCTGCCGGTCAGTGTCGTCCGCGCAGCACGAGGGCCATTCGACGTCTGGCGGAGCTTCTCCGGAGACGTCGGCGGACTCCGCGAGGCGATCGTCCGCGCACGCACCAAGGACCAGGTCGAAGCCGTGCTGGTCACCGTGGGCCAGCGGGTGGCCCTGGGGCAGGTCCTGATCCGCCAGACCGGCGAGACGACGACGGCGCGCGTCCGCCAGGCAGAGGCGGCGCGCCAGCAGGCCCAGCGCAACGCCGACCGGCTTCGGCCGCTGCACGAGGCCGGGGCGATCAGCGACCAGGAGTGGGACGTCGTCGCCACCGCCCTCGAGCTCGCGGAGGCCGACCTCGCCGCGTCACGCGACGTGCTCACGCTCACGAGCCCGCTCGGTGGCGTGGTCACCGAGGTGCCGGCCCGGCCGGGCATCATTCCGGGCGACGGGGAGCCCCTCGTCCGCGTCACCGATCTGTCGCGCCTGCTCGTCACGCTGAAGCTCACGGCCAGTCAGGTGGCCGAGGTCCGGGAGGGCCAGGTGGCGCGCCTGCCCGGCCGGACCGCCGATGGTCGCGTGCGACGCATCGCGCTGCAGGCCGACGCCGCTTCGCGACTGGTGGACGTCGAGGTCGAGTTCCCGCGAGAGAGCGGGCTCGTGCCCGGCACGCTCGCCACCGCGGAGATTCGAATCGCCGCCCGCCCTGACACCGTCGTCGTTCCACGGGTCGCCGTGCGCGACGGCGCCGTGTGGGTGGTCGACGGCGAGAACCGCGCGACGCGGCGGTGGGTGCAGGTCGGCCTCGAGGCGGGAGACCTCGCGGAGGTGCTGAGCGGCGTTTCGGAGGGAGACGTGCTCGTCGTCGAAGGTGGCACGCTGCTCGGCGACGGCGCGCTGGTCCGCATCGTGAACGGCACGGCCGCCGAGGCCGGGACCCGGTGA
- a CDS encoding TolC family protein: MLLLVLATLAASPAAVVPALAQAPAALPVSLDDAIARALDSGEEVALARSQQALAEGQITQARAGALPKLDVTGGYTRTLASIFDNISFPMGDNGADGDDPFEDLPFGRRNSWVAALRLTQPLYAGGRVGTALEIARHVREASALDVIEAEAEVVLQVRSAYFRLRVADDLVAISREARDLASAHLGRVELFRQQGTASDFDVLRARVERDNLEPPIIEAQNVRRLAELELKRLINVPAEQPVVPTTELDLAAVAIDREALRAALDDRPVLRSLDAVIAAREGAVRIAKAARLPSVDLVGAFGFQAFPTNPSPVPAEWRRDWAVSVNVSVPLLDGRRSVGETQQAEAELQRTRLQRAQVREALEIELEAAIGEFEAARAQIEARRATVDQARRALDLVELRFRNGLATQIEISDARLLLQQAQVNETQALSACLTTLARIERASGRPVGPAPDGAGIARSVPSWPGRF, translated from the coding sequence ATGCTCCTGCTCGTTCTCGCAACGCTGGCCGCCAGCCCGGCAGCGGTCGTGCCCGCGCTCGCCCAGGCACCGGCCGCGCTGCCAGTCTCGCTCGACGACGCGATCGCCCGCGCGCTCGACTCCGGCGAGGAGGTCGCGCTCGCCCGTTCGCAGCAGGCGCTGGCCGAAGGCCAGATCACACAGGCGCGCGCCGGCGCGCTGCCGAAGCTCGACGTCACTGGCGGCTACACGCGCACCCTCGCATCGATCTTCGACAACATCTCGTTTCCCATGGGCGACAACGGGGCCGACGGGGACGATCCGTTCGAGGATCTGCCGTTCGGCCGGCGCAACAGCTGGGTGGCCGCGCTGCGCCTGACGCAGCCGCTCTACGCGGGCGGACGAGTCGGGACGGCGCTCGAGATCGCGAGGCACGTCCGCGAAGCCTCGGCACTGGACGTCATCGAGGCCGAAGCCGAGGTCGTGCTCCAGGTGCGAAGCGCGTACTTCCGCCTGCGCGTCGCCGACGACCTCGTGGCGATTTCGCGAGAGGCTCGCGACCTCGCGTCGGCTCACCTCGGGCGGGTCGAGCTGTTCCGCCAGCAGGGGACGGCGTCGGATTTCGACGTCCTGCGGGCGCGCGTCGAGCGCGACAATCTCGAGCCGCCCATCATCGAAGCCCAGAACGTCAGGCGCCTGGCCGAACTGGAGCTGAAGCGTCTCATCAACGTCCCGGCCGAACAGCCGGTCGTGCCCACCACGGAGCTCGACCTCGCGGCGGTGGCGATCGATCGCGAGGCGCTCAGGGCGGCCCTCGACGACCGGCCGGTCTTGCGCTCGCTCGACGCGGTCATTGCCGCGCGCGAGGGCGCGGTCCGCATCGCGAAGGCTGCCAGGCTGCCCAGCGTCGACCTCGTCGGCGCGTTCGGGTTCCAGGCGTTCCCGACCAACCCGTCACCGGTGCCGGCCGAGTGGCGGCGCGACTGGGCCGTATCGGTCAACGTCTCGGTGCCGCTGCTCGACGGGCGCCGGTCGGTCGGCGAGACGCAGCAGGCCGAAGCGGAGCTGCAACGCACGCGCCTGCAGCGGGCGCAGGTCCGCGAGGCCCTCGAGATCGAGCTCGAAGCGGCCATAGGCGAATTCGAGGCGGCGCGGGCGCAGATCGAGGCCCGTCGAGCGACGGTGGACCAGGCGCGGCGGGCGCTCGACCTCGTCGAGCTGCGGTTCCGCAATGGGCTCGCCACGCAGATCGAGATCTCCGACGCCCGGCTCCTGCTCCAGCAGGCGCAGGTCAACGAAACCCAGGCGCTGTCCGCCTGCCTGACGACGCTCGCGCGGATCGAGCGCGCGAGCGGCCGCCCGGTCGGGCCTGCCCCGGACGGCGCCGGCATTGCGAGGAGCGTTCCATCATGGCCCGGTCGTTTCTGA
- a CDS encoding TetR/AcrR family transcriptional regulator — MVNLVSESTNSARRRSSDEPAPVRPGRRERNKLAVGARIRAAALALFREKGYEQTTVEEIAERADVSKATVFNYFPRKEALVDALAADVWARAEAALRRPAERRGPSRTRIRRLLLTLIRLGEADRVLYAVLLRQSVREFWIDGKNDPVSQAFLRELNAILDDGRARGEIADHVPTTSAARLVERAFVGIMLDWVGGESSGATARRELDTQLRLIFEGLEARRRQP, encoded by the coding sequence GTGGTCAATCTTGTATCGGAGTCCACGAATTCAGCGCGCCGCCGGTCGAGTGACGAGCCGGCGCCCGTCCGGCCCGGGCGCCGCGAGCGCAACAAGCTCGCCGTCGGGGCCCGCATCCGCGCCGCCGCGCTCGCCCTCTTCCGCGAGAAGGGCTACGAGCAGACCACCGTCGAAGAGATCGCCGAGCGGGCCGACGTGTCGAAGGCGACGGTCTTCAACTACTTCCCGCGGAAGGAAGCGCTCGTCGACGCGCTCGCGGCCGACGTCTGGGCACGTGCGGAGGCCGCGCTGCGCCGGCCCGCGGAGCGGCGCGGCCCCAGCCGCACGCGCATCAGGCGCCTGCTGCTCACGCTCATCCGACTCGGCGAGGCCGACCGCGTCCTCTACGCGGTCCTGCTCCGCCAGTCAGTCCGCGAGTTCTGGATCGACGGCAAGAACGACCCCGTGAGCCAGGCCTTCCTGCGGGAGCTCAACGCGATCCTCGACGACGGCCGCGCGCGGGGCGAGATTGCGGACCACGTACCCACGACCTCGGCCGCCAGGCTCGTCGAGCGAGCCTTCGTCGGCATCATGCTCGACTGGGTCGGCGGCGAGTCGTCCGGCGCTACCGCCAGGCGCGAGCTCGACACGCAGCTGCGCCTGATCTTCGAGGGCCTCGAGGCCCGCCGCCGCCAGCCATGA
- a CDS encoding anion permease has product MSQDQIVILAVLCATVGLFLWGRWRHDMVAAASLLACVVTGLVPSPDAFAGFGHPAVVTVAAVLVLSRGLQLTGAVDALAQRLLPSGAGPTITIAALTALAALLSAFMNNVGALALLIPVALQIAARQGQAPGQLLMPLAFGSILGGMTTLIGTPPNLIVSGFRAGTGAGSFGMFDFTPVGLAVAAAGVAFVALVGRRLVPARQQAGVEGFDTGLYLTEVRVTEKSKAAGVSLRELGPAFDEADAQVVGFVRHGFRVSTPEAGRVLRPDDILVVEAEPESLSTLLSRLGLKLEEDVQRDAEHESDASEAGDDDRTASRANNGDRKPSAAEETTLLELAVLPDAALVGLSATDIRLRTRFGLNLLAVSRQGRRSIKRLRSTAIQPGDVLLVQGSADALSVFAAEFGCVPLAQRAIRIPDRRKAALASAVMVAAVAGAAFGLLPAAISFVAGVLVFMAWRIIPVRAVYDAVDWPVVVLLGALIPVAGAMASTGTADLIATALFEGVAQGHPVVALTLILIVTMTLSDFMNNAATAAVLCPIAISTAAQLGVNADPFLMAVAIGASCAFLTPIGHQNNTLILGPGGFRFGDYWRLGLPLEILVVAVSVPVLLIVWPL; this is encoded by the coding sequence ATGTCGCAGGATCAGATCGTCATTCTCGCGGTGCTGTGCGCCACCGTCGGGCTGTTCCTCTGGGGGCGGTGGCGGCACGACATGGTCGCGGCGGCGTCACTGCTCGCCTGCGTGGTGACCGGGCTCGTCCCGTCGCCCGACGCCTTCGCCGGCTTCGGCCATCCCGCCGTCGTGACGGTCGCCGCCGTCCTGGTCCTCAGCCGCGGCCTCCAGTTGACTGGGGCCGTCGATGCGCTCGCGCAGCGGCTGCTGCCGTCTGGCGCCGGGCCCACCATCACGATCGCCGCCCTCACGGCCCTGGCCGCGCTGCTCTCGGCCTTCATGAACAACGTGGGCGCCCTCGCGCTGCTGATCCCGGTGGCCCTTCAGATCGCGGCCAGGCAGGGGCAGGCGCCGGGGCAGCTGCTGATGCCGCTGGCCTTCGGGTCGATCCTCGGCGGCATGACGACCCTCATCGGCACGCCGCCGAACCTGATCGTGTCGGGCTTCCGCGCTGGAACCGGCGCAGGGAGCTTCGGGATGTTCGATTTCACGCCCGTCGGGCTCGCCGTCGCCGCCGCCGGCGTCGCCTTCGTGGCGCTCGTCGGCCGGCGCCTCGTGCCGGCCCGCCAGCAGGCGGGGGTCGAGGGCTTCGATACCGGCCTCTATCTCACCGAGGTGCGCGTCACCGAGAAGAGCAAAGCCGCCGGCGTCTCGCTGCGCGAGCTCGGCCCGGCGTTCGACGAGGCCGACGCGCAGGTGGTGGGCTTCGTGCGCCATGGGTTCCGCGTGTCGACGCCCGAGGCCGGGCGCGTGCTCCGCCCGGACGACATCCTCGTCGTCGAGGCCGAGCCGGAGTCGCTGTCGACGCTGCTCTCCCGCCTCGGGTTGAAGCTCGAAGAGGACGTGCAGCGCGACGCCGAACACGAGAGCGACGCGAGCGAGGCCGGCGACGACGACCGGACCGCGTCGCGTGCGAACAACGGCGACCGGAAGCCATCGGCCGCCGAGGAGACGACGCTGCTCGAGCTGGCGGTGCTGCCCGATGCGGCGCTCGTCGGGCTGTCGGCGACCGACATTCGGCTGCGCACGCGGTTCGGGCTGAACCTGCTCGCGGTGTCGCGTCAGGGGCGGCGATCGATCAAGCGCCTCAGGTCGACGGCGATCCAGCCTGGTGACGTCCTGCTCGTGCAGGGCAGTGCCGATGCGCTCTCGGTCTTCGCCGCGGAGTTCGGCTGCGTGCCGCTCGCCCAGCGCGCGATCCGGATTCCCGACCGGCGGAAGGCGGCCCTCGCCTCGGCCGTGATGGTCGCGGCCGTCGCCGGTGCGGCCTTCGGGCTGCTGCCGGCGGCGATCTCGTTCGTCGCCGGCGTCCTCGTGTTCATGGCGTGGCGCATCATCCCCGTGCGTGCCGTGTACGACGCCGTCGACTGGCCCGTCGTCGTGCTGCTCGGCGCATTGATCCCCGTGGCCGGCGCGATGGCGTCGACCGGCACCGCCGACCTGATCGCCACCGCGCTGTTCGAGGGGGTCGCGCAGGGGCATCCGGTCGTGGCCCTCACGTTGATCCTGATCGTGACGATGACGTTGTCCGATTTCATGAACAACGCGGCGACGGCCGCCGTGCTGTGCCCCATCGCCATCAGCACCGCCGCGCAGCTCGGCGTCAACGCCGATCCGTTCCTGATGGCCGTGGCCATCGGCGCCTCGTGCGCGTTCCTCACGCCCATCGGGCACCAGAACAACACGCTGATCCTCGGACCCGGCGGGTTCCGCTTCGGCGACTACTGGCGGCTCGGCCTGCCGCTCGAGATCCTGGTCGTGGCCGTGAGCGTGCCGGTCTTGCTGATCGTGTGGCCGCTGTGA